The Croceicoccus marinus genome contains a region encoding:
- the dusB gene encoding tRNA dihydrouridine synthase DusB produces MTDNSPFPPAPRLEPIRIGPVTVATPVALAPMTGVTDMPFRTLVRRFGSGLNVTEMIASQAMIRETRQSIQKAEWHPSEDPVSMQLVGCDPVSMGEAAKLNEDRGAAIIDINFGCPVRKVTNGFAGSALMRDIPLATQLMKATIAAVSVPVTVKMRMGWDHASLNAPELARIAQDLGAAMVTVHGRTRNQMYKGSADWAFVRRVKDAVSIPVIVNGDVCGIGDAATALERSGADGLMIGRGAYGRPWLLGQIMDWLEGREVRPDPSLPDQFALVTEHYRAMLDHYGGDTGVKMARKHLGWYTKGLKGSADFRNKVNFIDDADKVLASLREFYLPLFDDSRKAAAA; encoded by the coding sequence ATGACCGATAATTCACCCTTCCCCCCTGCGCCCCGGCTCGAACCGATCCGCATCGGTCCGGTGACCGTGGCGACGCCCGTGGCGCTCGCCCCGATGACGGGCGTGACCGACATGCCGTTTCGCACGCTGGTCCGCCGCTTCGGTTCCGGCCTCAACGTGACCGAGATGATCGCCAGCCAGGCGATGATCCGCGAGACGCGCCAATCGATCCAGAAGGCGGAATGGCACCCCAGCGAAGACCCCGTCTCGATGCAGCTGGTCGGCTGCGATCCGGTGTCCATGGGCGAGGCGGCGAAGCTGAACGAGGATCGCGGCGCAGCGATCATCGACATCAATTTCGGCTGTCCGGTCCGCAAGGTGACCAATGGCTTCGCGGGCTCGGCGCTGATGCGCGACATTCCACTGGCGACCCAGCTGATGAAGGCGACGATCGCGGCGGTGTCGGTGCCCGTTACCGTCAAGATGCGCATGGGCTGGGACCACGCCTCGCTCAATGCGCCTGAACTGGCCCGCATCGCGCAGGATCTTGGCGCGGCGATGGTCACCGTCCATGGCCGCACGCGCAACCAGATGTACAAGGGCAGCGCCGACTGGGCCTTCGTCCGCCGGGTCAAGGATGCGGTGTCGATCCCCGTCATCGTCAACGGCGACGTCTGCGGGATCGGCGATGCCGCTACCGCACTGGAACGGAGCGGTGCCGATGGCCTGATGATTGGCCGCGGCGCCTATGGCCGGCCCTGGCTGCTGGGTCAAATCATGGACTGGCTGGAAGGGCGAGAGGTGCGTCCCGATCCGTCGCTGCCCGACCAGTTCGCGCTCGTAACCGAACATTATCGTGCCATGCTCGACCATTATGGCGGCGATACGGGGGTGAAGATGGCGCGCAAGCATCTTGGCTGGTACACCAAGGGGCTGAAGGGATCGGCCGATTTCCGCAACAAGGTGAATTTCATCGACGATGCGGACAAGGTTCTGGCATCCCTGCGCGAATTCTATCTTCCGCTCTTCGACGACAGCCGAAAGGCCGCCGCCGCGTGA
- a CDS encoding two-component system sensor histidine kinase NtrB translates to MTLAGAISEAVRPSPDHARLIASLPYAVILLRPGQRIAAVNVAGEQLLGQSARRLLGKPLKTLVDFGEARLMTMLADADVQINARDMTARIGRSGAKRVHVIVSPVAGWEGWQTLTLIESAEVEGFEESGSNTHEEAGLRAPEILAHEIKNPLAGIRGAAQLLGRKAKASDRALTTLIADEVDRIASLIDQMQSLSSRSAVPASPVNLHVAIRRATAVLEAGGHDNVRIVEEFDPSLPMVLVNSDALLQVLLNLLTNAAEACAGEDDPELTIRTRFASGIMLRQAGQAQPIRLPIELTVTDNGPGVDPELRDHIFEPFVSSKKQGQGLGLALVRKLVRDMNGRISHERDETRGLTHFRIRLPMVETRREAEDVPAAGAN, encoded by the coding sequence GTGACCCTCGCGGGTGCGATCAGCGAAGCCGTGAGGCCATCGCCCGACCATGCGAGGCTGATCGCAAGCCTGCCCTATGCGGTGATCCTGTTGCGTCCCGGTCAGCGCATCGCCGCTGTGAATGTCGCAGGCGAACAGCTGCTGGGCCAGAGCGCCCGCCGCCTGCTTGGCAAGCCGCTGAAAACGCTGGTCGATTTCGGCGAAGCGCGGTTGATGACCATGCTGGCGGATGCCGATGTCCAGATCAACGCGCGCGACATGACCGCCCGGATCGGCAGGTCAGGCGCGAAACGGGTGCATGTGATCGTCTCACCCGTCGCGGGCTGGGAAGGCTGGCAGACCCTGACCCTGATCGAATCCGCCGAGGTCGAAGGGTTCGAGGAATCGGGCAGCAATACCCACGAGGAAGCGGGCCTGCGCGCGCCCGAAATCCTGGCGCATGAGATCAAGAACCCGCTGGCCGGTATCCGCGGCGCAGCGCAGCTTCTGGGCCGCAAGGCGAAGGCATCCGACCGGGCGCTGACCACGCTGATCGCCGACGAGGTTGATCGCATCGCATCGCTGATCGACCAGATGCAAAGCCTGTCGAGCCGTTCGGCGGTGCCGGCGTCGCCCGTCAACCTGCATGTCGCGATCCGGCGCGCCACCGCTGTTCTGGAGGCAGGCGGCCACGACAATGTCCGCATCGTCGAGGAGTTCGATCCCTCGCTCCCCATGGTGCTGGTCAATTCGGATGCGCTGCTTCAGGTCTTGCTGAACCTTCTGACCAATGCGGCGGAAGCCTGTGCTGGCGAGGATGATCCCGAGCTGACGATCAGGACCCGCTTTGCCAGCGGCATCATGCTGCGGCAGGCCGGCCAGGCGCAGCCGATCCGGCTTCCCATCGAACTGACCGTCACCGACAACGGACCGGGGGTCGACCCCGAATTGCGCGACCACATCTTCGAGCCCTTCGTATCGTCGAAGAAGCAGGGGCAGGGGCTTGGGCTGGCCCTTGTCCGCAAGCTGGTGCGCGACATGAATGGACGGATCAGCCACGAACGCGACGAAACGCGCGGCCTGACCCATTTCCGCATACGTCTGCCGATGGTGGAAACGCGCCGCGAAGCCGAAGACGTCCCTGCGGCGGGAGCCAATTGA
- a CDS encoding sigma 54-interacting transcriptional regulator, with translation MTDPVLLVEDDISIAVVITTALEDEGLKVVRCDSVAERDRLLACERYSALVTDVVLKDGDGIATLDEVRRQQPHLPVIVVSAQNTLDTAVRASDTGAFEYFPKPFDLDELVRAVTAAIGNADAEARPLDGEGEGALPLVGRSNAMQAVYRMITRVLRNDLTVLILGESGTGKELVAEAIHKLGQRSRGPFVAVNTAAIPADLIESELFGHEKGAFTGAFARHIGKFEQARGGTLFLDEIGDMPMQAQTRLLRALQSGTILRVGGRDEVPIDARIIAATNKDLAPLIETGRFREDLFYRLNVVPIQLPPLRERGDDVDALAGHFLGQAAREGLPRRNLSKEAAALLRVRPWRGNVRELKNFIYRLALLAREEVVDRAAVQALLADEAATASPSAGPAMFDGGNYNDLEGALHRWLAANAPEPGHIYAKAIAAFEKPLLTHMLDTTGGNQLRAARMLGINRNTLRKRLDELGIDPEYFAARVRG, from the coding sequence ATGACCGATCCCGTCCTGCTGGTCGAAGACGATATTTCCATCGCGGTGGTCATCACGACCGCGCTGGAGGACGAAGGTCTGAAGGTGGTGCGCTGCGACAGCGTGGCAGAACGCGACAGGCTGCTGGCGTGCGAACGCTATTCCGCGCTGGTCACCGATGTCGTGCTGAAGGACGGCGACGGCATCGCCACATTGGACGAGGTACGCCGGCAGCAACCACACCTGCCCGTCATCGTCGTGTCCGCGCAGAACACGCTGGATACCGCCGTACGCGCCAGCGATACCGGGGCTTTCGAATATTTCCCCAAGCCCTTCGACCTGGACGAGCTGGTCAGGGCCGTCACCGCCGCCATCGGTAATGCCGACGCCGAAGCCAGGCCGCTGGACGGAGAGGGCGAGGGGGCTTTGCCCTTGGTGGGCCGGTCGAACGCGATGCAGGCGGTCTATCGCATGATCACGCGCGTGCTGCGCAACGATCTGACGGTGCTGATCCTGGGGGAATCCGGCACCGGCAAGGAACTGGTGGCGGAAGCCATCCACAAGCTTGGCCAGCGGTCGCGCGGGCCCTTTGTCGCGGTCAATACGGCGGCGATCCCTGCGGATCTGATCGAATCCGAACTGTTCGGGCATGAAAAGGGCGCCTTCACCGGCGCATTCGCTCGCCATATCGGCAAGTTCGAGCAAGCGCGCGGGGGCACCTTGTTTCTGGACGAGATCGGCGACATGCCGATGCAGGCGCAGACCCGGCTGCTGCGCGCACTGCAATCGGGCACGATCCTGCGGGTCGGCGGACGCGACGAGGTGCCCATCGATGCGCGCATCATCGCCGCCACCAACAAGGACCTTGCGCCGCTGATCGAAACGGGCCGTTTTCGCGAAGACCTGTTCTATCGCCTCAATGTCGTGCCCATCCAGTTGCCGCCCCTTCGCGAGCGGGGTGACGACGTCGATGCCCTGGCCGGCCATTTCCTGGGACAGGCGGCGCGCGAAGGCCTGCCGCGCCGCAATCTCAGCAAGGAAGCGGCGGCGCTGTTGCGGGTGCGGCCGTGGCGCGGAAATGTGCGCGAATTGAAGAACTTCATCTATCGCCTGGCGCTGCTCGCGCGCGAGGAGGTCGTCGATCGCGCGGCGGTTCAGGCCTTGCTGGCGGACGAGGCGGCGACGGCTTCGCCTTCTGCAGGACCGGCCATGTTCGACGGCGGCAATTACAATGATCTCGAAGGCGCGCTGCACCGCTGGCTGGCCGCGAACGCGCCGGAACCGGGGCACATCTATGCCAAGGCGATCGCCGCGTTCGAGAAACCGCTGCTGACCCACATGCTCGACACGACCGGCGGGAATCAGCTTCGCGCGGCACGAATGTTGGGGATCAATCGCAACACATTGCGCAAGCGACTGGACGAACTCGGCATCGATCCGGAGTATTTTGCCGCACGCGTGCGCGGTTGA
- a CDS encoding ATP-binding protein produces MQSPSHSSVQSADGDDALADAQGAGAGNSAGRDWQRLLRRVGIVWHRSNGFAVLEIACVVAIAVTVIFGWLALDGRTDEALLPTATTTTLLVVTLVPGMGLMVLIGRRLALRRAKRLTGSTGRMHVRLVFFFSLLAAVPTLLVVVFASFLFQSGVEFWFSDRSRGLLEDANELARGYYEQNFRDIGDNAIAMADDIRFYLDRAPITSPEFAEAYTRQVILREFDSSAIVELGSDGTVRTAAIVDPESDFGPANIRPEIFTKLIEGSRVEVTAVAERTEAVAPLDIGAGIFLYTSRESDPLALSQWQRAQSVLANYDVLTDNVRSLQLQFNIALLVVSLALVGLAVWFALRFADRQVGPLAELVDAARDVGAGNFSSRVSGRTGADEIGLLNRAFNRMTVQIERQTAALLSANEQLHERRAFIEAVLDSATAGIVSIDTDGTILLINGSAQTLLVGENDDAPVGRTLADVAPTLAALVEEGKSAGIVQIPRGGDMRTLAVKRARTTHGHVLTFEDITRQLLDQRRAAWSDVARRIAHEIKNPLTPIQLATERLNRRYRRQIETDGELFDELTQTIIRQVGDLRKMVDEFSSFARMPKPSFRREDVSELVRQSMFLQEVGHPGITYRFRAEEGDTGIDCDRHQVGQAMTNVLKNAAEAIEARKLGEGDDFRGHIEVGLQPDSKGVTITVTDNGSGLPQQGERIVEPYMTTREKGTGLGLAIVQKILGEHGGHIGFEAAQPGGTTVRMRFARDPLAEEAGAEAGVGGAPDGNGRQAAE; encoded by the coding sequence ATGCAGTCGCCCAGCCATTCCTCCGTCCAATCAGCCGATGGCGATGATGCACTTGCCGACGCGCAGGGCGCAGGTGCCGGCAATTCGGCGGGCAGGGACTGGCAGAGGTTGCTGCGGCGCGTCGGCATCGTCTGGCACCGCTCCAACGGTTTCGCAGTGCTTGAGATTGCGTGTGTCGTCGCCATCGCAGTCACGGTGATCTTCGGCTGGCTGGCGCTGGACGGGCGGACCGACGAAGCGCTGCTGCCGACTGCCACCACCACGACCCTGCTGGTCGTGACGCTCGTCCCCGGCATGGGGCTGATGGTGTTGATCGGCAGGCGGCTTGCCCTGCGCAGGGCGAAGCGGCTGACCGGCTCGACCGGGCGGATGCATGTAAGGCTGGTGTTCTTCTTCTCGCTGCTTGCCGCGGTGCCCACGCTGCTGGTGGTGGTGTTCGCATCGTTCCTGTTCCAGTCGGGGGTGGAATTCTGGTTCTCCGACCGGTCGCGCGGATTGCTTGAGGATGCGAACGAGCTGGCCCGCGGCTATTACGAACAGAATTTCCGCGACATCGGCGACAACGCGATCGCGATGGCAGACGACATCCGCTTCTATCTCGACCGGGCACCGATCACGAGCCCCGAGTTCGCCGAGGCCTATACCCGCCAGGTAATCCTGCGCGAATTCGACAGTTCGGCGATCGTCGAACTCGGCAGCGACGGGACAGTGCGGACCGCCGCTATCGTCGATCCCGAAAGCGATTTCGGCCCCGCCAATATCAGGCCCGAGATCTTCACCAAGCTGATCGAAGGCTCGCGCGTCGAAGTCACCGCGGTGGCCGAGCGGACCGAGGCGGTCGCGCCCCTCGACATCGGGGCGGGCATATTCCTCTATACATCGCGCGAGTCCGATCCGCTGGCGCTCAGCCAGTGGCAGCGGGCGCAAAGCGTGCTGGCGAATTACGACGTGCTGACCGACAATGTCCGGTCGCTGCAATTGCAGTTCAACATCGCGCTGCTGGTCGTCTCGCTCGCGCTGGTCGGGCTGGCGGTGTGGTTCGCGCTGAGGTTCGCCGACCGGCAGGTGGGCCCGCTGGCCGAGCTGGTGGACGCGGCGCGCGACGTGGGCGCGGGCAATTTCTCAAGCCGGGTGAGCGGGCGGACCGGGGCGGACGAGATCGGCCTTCTCAACCGCGCCTTCAACCGCATGACGGTGCAGATCGAACGCCAGACCGCGGCCCTGCTGTCCGCCAACGAGCAATTGCACGAGCGGCGCGCCTTTATCGAGGCGGTGCTGGATTCGGCGACCGCGGGCATCGTCTCCATCGATACGGACGGGACCATCCTGCTGATCAACGGATCCGCGCAGACGCTGCTGGTGGGCGAGAATGACGACGCGCCGGTCGGCCGGACGCTGGCCGACGTGGCGCCGACGCTGGCAGCGCTGGTGGAGGAAGGCAAGTCGGCTGGCATCGTCCAGATCCCGCGCGGCGGCGACATGCGGACACTGGCGGTCAAGCGGGCGCGCACGACCCATGGCCACGTGCTGACGTTCGAGGATATCACCCGTCAGCTGCTCGACCAGCGGCGGGCCGCCTGGTCCGACGTGGCGCGGCGGATCGCTCATGAGATCAAGAACCCGCTGACCCCGATCCAGCTGGCGACCGAGCGGCTGAACCGGCGCTATCGCCGCCAGATCGAAACCGATGGCGAATTGTTCGACGAGCTGACCCAGACGATCATCCGGCAGGTCGGCGACCTGCGCAAGATGGTCGACGAATTCTCGAGCTTTGCGCGCATGCCCAAACCCAGCTTCCGGCGCGAGGATGTCTCCGAACTCGTGCGGCAATCGATGTTCCTGCAGGAAGTCGGTCACCCCGGCATCACCTATCGCTTCCGCGCGGAGGAAGGGGACACGGGCATCGATTGCGACCGCCACCAGGTCGGCCAGGCGATGACCAACGTGCTGAAGAACGCCGCCGAGGCGATCGAGGCGCGCAAGCTGGGCGAGGGCGACGATTTTCGCGGCCACATCGAGGTTGGCCTGCAGCCCGACAGCAAGGGGGTGACGATCACCGTGACCGACAATGGCAGCGGCCTGCCGCAGCAGGGCGAGCGGATCGTCGAGCCGTACATGACCACGCGGGAAAAGGGCACCGGCCTTGGCCTTGCCATCGTCCAGAAGATCCTGGGCGAACATGGTGGGCATATCGGGTTCGAGGCTGCGCAGCCCGGCGGCACCACCGTCCGCATGCGCTTCGCGCGCGATCCGCTGGCGGAGGAAGCCGGGGCTGAAGCCGGCGTCGGCGGGGCGCCGGACGGGAACGGCCGGCAGGCCGCGGAATGA
- a CDS encoding sigma-54-dependent transcriptional regulator — MALDILIVDDERDIRELVAGVLSDEGYECRTAADSSAALNAIDERRPSLVLLDVWLHGSPMDGLEVLDAIKQREPDLPVIIFSGHGNIDTAVSAVSRGAVDFIEKPFESERLLLMVERATETERLRRENAQLRSDGGAGFEEFNGNSAAINAVRATLKRVANTGSRVLITGPAGAGKEMAARLLHHWSARAEKPFVTVNSARITPERFEQELFGEESGGRLVRAGLLELADGGTLYLDEVADMPESTQARILRVLTDQAFVRVGGNRQIRVDVRVASSSSQDLAEAIADRRFREDLYYRLNVVPVTVPGLSERRGDIPVLANHFFARYARSQGYAPPEISDEAVAVLQSYEWPGNVRQLRNVVERTLILAPRERLATIEADMLPAEITQEPSGDSTGITAMMGIPLREAREQFEREYLRVQIRRFSGNISRTASFIGMERSALHRKLKTLGLSEKRDETA; from the coding sequence ATGGCACTCGATATTCTGATTGTCGACGACGAACGCGACATTCGAGAGCTGGTTGCCGGCGTGCTTTCGGACGAAGGCTATGAATGCCGGACGGCGGCAGACAGCAGCGCCGCGCTCAACGCGATCGACGAACGCAGGCCCTCGCTGGTGCTGCTCGACGTCTGGCTGCACGGCTCGCCGATGGACGGGCTGGAAGTGCTCGACGCGATCAAGCAGCGCGAACCCGATCTGCCGGTGATCATCTTTTCGGGTCACGGCAATATCGATACCGCCGTATCGGCGGTCAGCCGGGGCGCGGTCGATTTCATCGAGAAGCCGTTCGAATCCGAGCGGCTGCTGCTGATGGTCGAACGCGCGACCGAGACCGAGCGCCTGCGCCGCGAGAACGCGCAATTGCGCAGTGACGGAGGCGCGGGCTTCGAGGAGTTCAACGGCAATTCCGCCGCGATCAACGCGGTGCGCGCGACGCTGAAACGTGTAGCGAATACCGGCAGCCGCGTGCTGATTACCGGGCCGGCGGGCGCGGGCAAGGAGATGGCCGCGCGCCTGTTGCACCACTGGAGCGCGCGGGCCGAGAAGCCCTTCGTCACGGTCAATTCGGCCCGCATCACGCCCGAGCGGTTCGAGCAGGAATTGTTCGGCGAGGAATCGGGCGGCCGCCTGGTCCGCGCCGGACTGCTGGAGCTTGCCGATGGCGGGACGCTCTATCTGGACGAGGTGGCGGACATGCCCGAATCGACCCAGGCGCGGATCCTGCGGGTGCTGACCGACCAGGCTTTCGTGCGGGTCGGCGGCAATCGGCAGATCCGGGTCGATGTCCGGGTCGCGTCTTCCAGCAGCCAGGATCTGGCCGAGGCCATTGCCGACCGGCGGTTCCGCGAAGACCTGTATTACCGGCTGAACGTCGTGCCGGTCACGGTGCCGGGCCTGTCCGAGCGGCGGGGCGACATACCCGTGCTCGCCAATCATTTCTTCGCTCGCTACGCGCGCAGCCAGGGCTACGCCCCGCCCGAAATCAGCGACGAAGCGGTCGCCGTCCTGCAAAGCTATGAATGGCCCGGCAACGTCCGCCAGCTTCGCAACGTGGTGGAGCGCACGCTGATTTTGGCCCCGCGCGAAAGGCTTGCCACGATCGAGGCGGACATGCTGCCCGCCGAGATCACGCAGGAGCCCAGCGGCGACAGCACCGGCATCACCGCCATGATGGGCATTCCGCTGCGCGAGGCGCGCGAGCAGTTCGAACGCGAATATCTGCGCGTGCAGATTCGCCGGTTTTCGGGAAACATTTCGCGCACCGCGTCTTTCATCGGGATGGAACGATCGGCGCTGCACCGGAAGCTGAAGACGCTGGGCCTGTCCGAAAAGCGGGACGAAACCGCCTGA
- the hfq gene encoding RNA chaperone Hfq → MAGKTLSIRTKTDDAAPEQAVETAEAETAPKKAATRKPAAKAPATKPSAGKGQNLQDIFLNHLRKQKTPVTMFLVKGVKLQGIVTWFDNFSILLRRDGQTQLVYKHAISTIMPTQPVDAALFEFSEDAKGKRMLQDVFLSSVRDAGAQVTMFLINGVMLQGRIAAYDLFCMLLEREGYVQLAYKHAISTVQPITHVDLTGDWAGEE, encoded by the coding sequence ATGGCCGGAAAGACGCTTAGCATCCGTACCAAGACGGACGATGCAGCGCCGGAGCAGGCGGTGGAAACCGCCGAAGCCGAAACCGCACCCAAGAAAGCAGCCACGCGCAAGCCCGCGGCCAAGGCGCCCGCCACCAAGCCGAGTGCCGGCAAGGGTCAGAACTTGCAGGACATATTCCTGAACCACCTGCGCAAGCAGAAGACCCCGGTGACCATGTTCCTGGTCAAGGGCGTCAAGCTGCAGGGCATCGTGACCTGGTTCGACAATTTCTCGATCCTGCTGCGCCGCGACGGGCAGACGCAGCTGGTCTACAAGCATGCGATCAGCACGATCATGCCGACGCAACCGGTCGATGCCGCTCTGTTCGAGTTCAGCGAGGACGCGAAGGGCAAGCGGATGCTGCAGGACGTTTTCCTGTCTTCGGTTCGCGATGCGGGCGCGCAGGTCACCATGTTCCTGATCAACGGCGTGATGCTGCAGGGCCGGATCGCCGCATATGATCTGTTCTGCATGCTGCTTGAGCGCGAGGGCTATGTGCAGCTGGCCTACAAGCATGCTATCTCGACCGTTCAGCCGATCACCCATGTCGACCTGACCGGCGACTGGGCAGGCGAAGAATAG
- the hflX gene encoding GTPase HflX has protein sequence MTRGARAVVVLPDIRKENLPDPEARLDEGRGLALAIGLDIVDSFIIPVREVRPGTLFGSGQIDNIRAACEMGEAELVIVDGALSAIQQRNLEDGLKRKVIDRTGLILEIFGERAATAEGRLQVELAHLDYQAGRLVRSWTHLERQRGGFGFLGGPGETQIEADRRMIRDRMARLRRELEQVRRTRALHRARRGRAPWPVVALVGYTNAGKSTLFNRLTGAEVMAEDLLFATLDPTMRAIGLPGVEKAILSDTVGFISDLPTQLVAAFRATLEEVTGADIIVHVRDMSSEMADGQKTEVVQILADLDINTQDENALSIPVIEAWNKWDAIPDDRREELAEQAERSEDPVVPISALSGFGTEALERAIAAILTRDARVHDIVLPSRDGRRIAWLHAHGEVLSEEEVPDEIEGEEPQIRLTVRIEDRELGRFVAMEGG, from the coding sequence GTGACGCGCGGCGCGCGCGCCGTCGTGGTGCTGCCCGACATTCGCAAGGAAAACCTTCCCGATCCCGAGGCGCGACTCGATGAGGGAAGGGGGCTCGCGCTCGCGATCGGGCTCGACATCGTCGACAGCTTCATCATCCCCGTGCGCGAGGTTCGGCCGGGAACCCTGTTCGGTTCGGGCCAGATCGACAACATCCGCGCGGCGTGCGAGATGGGAGAGGCCGAGCTCGTCATCGTCGATGGCGCGCTTTCGGCGATCCAGCAGCGCAATCTGGAAGACGGATTGAAGCGCAAGGTCATCGACCGCACCGGCCTGATCCTGGAAATCTTTGGCGAGCGGGCGGCCACTGCCGAAGGACGCCTGCAGGTCGAACTTGCGCATCTGGATTACCAGGCCGGGCGCCTGGTGCGCAGCTGGACCCACCTTGAACGCCAGCGCGGCGGCTTCGGCTTCCTGGGCGGTCCGGGCGAGACGCAGATCGAGGCGGACCGCCGGATGATCCGCGACCGCATGGCCCGACTGCGCCGCGAGCTTGAGCAGGTTCGCCGCACACGCGCCCTGCATCGTGCGCGTCGCGGACGCGCGCCTTGGCCGGTGGTTGCGCTGGTCGGCTATACCAATGCGGGCAAGTCGACGCTTTTCAACCGCCTGACCGGCGCGGAAGTGATGGCGGAGGATCTACTGTTCGCCACGCTCGACCCGACGATGCGCGCGATCGGGCTGCCCGGGGTGGAGAAGGCGATCCTGTCGGACACGGTGGGCTTCATCTCGGACCTGCCGACACAGCTGGTGGCGGCTTTTCGCGCCACGCTTGAGGAAGTGACCGGTGCCGACATCATCGTCCATGTCCGCGACATGTCCAGCGAAATGGCGGACGGGCAGAAGACGGAAGTGGTCCAGATCCTCGCCGACCTCGACATCAATACGCAGGATGAAAACGCGCTTAGCATCCCGGTGATCGAGGCATGGAACAAATGGGACGCGATTCCCGATGACCGCCGCGAGGAACTGGCCGAGCAGGCGGAGCGATCGGAGGATCCCGTCGTGCCGATTTCAGCGCTGAGCGGCTTTGGCACCGAAGCGCTGGAGCGCGCGATTGCCGCGATCCTGACGCGCGATGCACGGGTGCACGACATCGTGCTGCCCAGCCGTGACGGCCGCCGGATCGCCTGGCTGCACGCCCACGGCGAAGTGCTGAGCGAAGAGGAAGTGCCCGACGAGATCGAGGGAGAAGAACCGCAGATCAGGCTGACCGTCCGTATCGAGGACCGCGAGCTTGGGCGCTTCGTCGCGATGGAGGGCGGCTAG
- the mazG gene encoding nucleoside triphosphate pyrophosphohydrolase, whose protein sequence is MAEHSSPIDRLLAVMARLRNPDGGCEWDLAQNFATIAPYTIEEAYEVADAIARDDLADLKDELGDLLLQVVFHARMAEELGVFDFGDVASGIANKMKRRHPHIFGASQPNEGNAIRTNWERLKAQERAAKAQTGALDGVALGLPALLRAEKLQKRAARVGFDWPDETGAADKLHEEIEEFADAATPDARLEEAGDLLFAAVNWLRKLGIPAEEALTAANRKFERRFAGMESIASADGVQFDELDLQAQDDLWNRVKEQEKARNA, encoded by the coding sequence ATGGCAGAGCATTCGTCCCCCATCGATCGCCTGCTTGCCGTCATGGCGCGGCTGCGCAATCCGGATGGCGGCTGCGAATGGGATCTGGCCCAGAACTTCGCGACCATCGCACCCTATACGATCGAGGAAGCCTACGAGGTCGCCGACGCCATCGCGCGCGACGATCTGGCGGACCTCAAGGACGAGCTTGGCGATCTGCTGCTGCAGGTCGTCTTCCACGCCCGCATGGCCGAGGAACTTGGCGTCTTCGATTTCGGTGATGTCGCATCCGGTATCGCAAACAAGATGAAGCGCCGGCATCCGCATATCTTCGGTGCATCGCAGCCCAACGAAGGCAACGCCATCCGCACGAACTGGGAAAGGCTGAAGGCGCAGGAACGTGCTGCCAAGGCGCAGACCGGCGCTCTGGATGGCGTGGCGCTGGGGCTGCCCGCCCTGCTCCGGGCCGAAAAGCTGCAGAAGCGCGCCGCGCGTGTCGGCTTCGACTGGCCGGACGAAACCGGCGCCGCCGACAAACTGCATGAAGAGATCGAGGAATTCGCCGACGCCGCGACCCCCGACGCCAGGCTTGAGGAGGCCGGCGACCTGCTGTTCGCCGCAGTCAACTGGCTTCGCAAGCTCGGCATTCCCGCCGAAGAAGCGCTGACCGCAGCCAACCGCAAGTTCGAGCGCCGCTTCGCCGGAATGGAATCCATCGCCAGCGCCGACGGTGTGCAGTTCGACGAACTGGACCTGCAGGCCCAGGACGATCTATGGAACAGGGTCAAGGAACAGGAAAAGGCGCGAAACGCCTAG
- a CDS encoding MBL fold metallo-hydrolase, giving the protein MKVTILGSGTSTGVPRIGNDWGECDPGEPRNRRSRVSIVIRTEDGQRILIDTSPDLRQQLQDNGIDKIDAVFWTHDHADHCHGIDDLRALRYGRGGPIPGFAGDVTVQRLRRRFDYVFAGQFGYSTIVNLEPLDRLRMICGLSVDWCEMPHGPVKSTAFRFDSNAGSVVYATDFSEITTDMVAMMDGCDTLIVDCLRRDPHPTHAHLAMALELARTVGARRAVLTHLDKSMDYRTLCDEVPPNVEVGYDGMEIEI; this is encoded by the coding sequence GTGAAGGTTACGATCCTGGGTTCGGGGACATCCACCGGCGTCCCGCGTATCGGAAATGACTGGGGCGAATGCGATCCGGGCGAGCCGCGCAATCGCCGCAGCCGCGTATCCATCGTCATCCGGACCGAGGATGGCCAGCGCATACTGATCGACACCTCGCCCGACCTTCGGCAGCAATTGCAGGATAACGGGATCGACAAGATCGACGCCGTCTTCTGGACGCACGACCATGCGGATCATTGCCATGGCATCGACGATCTCAGGGCGCTGCGATACGGGCGCGGCGGTCCAATCCCAGGTTTTGCCGGCGACGTGACCGTCCAGCGCCTGCGCCGCCGCTTCGACTATGTGTTCGCGGGCCAGTTCGGCTATTCGACCATCGTGAATCTTGAGCCGCTCGACCGGCTACGCATGATCTGCGGCTTGTCGGTGGACTGGTGCGAGATGCCGCACGGTCCGGTGAAAAGCACTGCGTTCCGCTTTGATAGTAATGCCGGATCAGTGGTTTACGCCACGGACTTCAGCGAGATTACCACCGATATGGTGGCAATGATGGACGGCTGCGACACGCTGATCGTCGATTGCCTTCGCCGCGATCCCCATCCGACTCATGCGCATCTGGCGATGGCGCTGGAACTGGCCAGGACAGTCGGTGCAAGGCGCGCGGTCCTGACGCATCTCGACAAGAGCATGGATTATCGCACATTGTGCGACGAAGTGCCGCCAAATGTCGAGGTCGGCTATGACGGGATGGAGATCGAGATTTGA